In one Rhodococcus sp. B50 genomic region, the following are encoded:
- a CDS encoding urease accessory protein UreD: protein MSRTTIRIDRAPGRARLTLRAGMLVPRTVEVGPDHARVALVAAGALLLGGDSVTVDVHVDAGCTLELQDIGGTVAYDADNRLSRWDVRITVAEGGTLVWDTYPFVISTGARVHRDTRIELASEAAASMRETLVLGRHGETGGAIRSRTSVTLDRRPLFVEELYAHGAFPEPGIFGSARVHDVVATYGRRIEGDSVVQLEGPGSLLRFLGTHAHSSPLESTWRSWRSTHVHPSTLEGSLTHARP, encoded by the coding sequence ATGTCCCGCACCACGATCCGCATCGACCGTGCTCCGGGCCGGGCACGCCTGACCCTGCGGGCGGGCATGCTCGTCCCCCGCACGGTCGAGGTCGGTCCGGACCACGCGCGTGTCGCCCTCGTCGCCGCCGGCGCGTTGTTGCTCGGTGGTGACTCGGTGACCGTCGACGTCCACGTCGACGCCGGGTGCACACTCGAACTGCAGGACATCGGTGGCACCGTCGCCTACGACGCCGACAACCGGCTGTCCCGGTGGGACGTGCGGATCACCGTCGCCGAGGGCGGCACCCTCGTCTGGGACACCTACCCGTTCGTGATCTCCACCGGTGCGCGCGTGCACCGCGACACCCGGATCGAACTCGCCTCCGAGGCCGCCGCGAGCATGCGGGAGACCCTTGTCCTCGGGCGCCACGGAGAAACCGGGGGTGCGATCCGCAGCCGTACCTCGGTCACTCTCGATCGTCGTCCCCTCTTCGTCGAGGAGTTGTACGCGCACGGCGCGTTCCCCGAACCGGGGATCTTCGGTTCCGCGCGGGTGCACGACGTCGTCGCAACCTACGGACGACGCATCGAGGGCGACAGTGTCGTCCAGCTCGAAGGGCCCGGCAGCCTGCTGCGGTTCCTCGGCACCCACGCCCACTCCTCGCCGCTCGAGTCGACCTGGCGCTCCTGGCGCTCCACACACGTTCACCCGTCCACCCTCGAAGGGAGTCTCACCCATGCACGTCCCTGA
- a CDS encoding energy-coupling factor ABC transporter permease, translating to MHVPDHFLPMSVTAPTAAIATGAVVLAATAGRPRITTRDTLLAGTTAAMIFGAQMVNYPIAGSISGHLIGGALATALLGPRLALLAMTAVVGVQALLFGDGGINALGVNVLLMAVLPVLVTAAVRTGAERFGLGKLTRTTAAVSAGLSVPVSAAVLGVAYSATVGTGTVAAFIGDLTAVHLAIGLGEALITAAVLSAVMAFAPGVAAWDARSSITPVAVRRGLAAIGGLGVISACALALVASGSPDGLEHIVGAYSLPVGDTTFAGLPGLADYGTLSGTEFLAALAGLAATAVIGAALAAMGRRTPVRQGA from the coding sequence ATGCACGTCCCTGACCATTTCCTCCCCATGAGCGTCACCGCGCCCACCGCGGCGATCGCAACCGGTGCGGTCGTCCTCGCCGCCACCGCCGGGCGCCCGCGCATCACGACCCGAGACACTCTTCTCGCCGGCACCACTGCAGCGATGATCTTCGGCGCCCAGATGGTCAACTACCCCATCGCCGGCAGCATCAGCGGCCACCTCATCGGCGGCGCGCTCGCGACCGCGCTCCTCGGGCCTCGACTCGCGCTTCTCGCGATGACCGCGGTGGTCGGCGTGCAGGCATTGCTGTTCGGAGACGGCGGCATCAACGCCCTCGGGGTGAACGTGCTGCTGATGGCGGTGCTGCCCGTCCTCGTCACCGCCGCCGTCCGCACCGGCGCCGAGCGGTTCGGACTCGGGAAGCTGACGCGGACCACCGCCGCCGTCAGCGCCGGTCTGTCCGTGCCGGTGAGCGCCGCGGTTCTCGGCGTCGCGTACTCGGCGACCGTCGGAACCGGCACCGTAGCAGCATTCATCGGCGATCTGACCGCGGTCCATCTGGCCATCGGCCTCGGTGAAGCCCTCATCACCGCTGCCGTGCTGAGCGCCGTGATGGCGTTCGCGCCCGGCGTCGCCGCATGGGACGCGCGATCCTCCATCACCCCCGTTGCCGTTCGGCGTGGTCTCGCAGCGATCGGCGGTCTGGGCGTGATCAGCGCCTGCGCGTTGGCTCTCGTCGCGTCCGGCAGCCCGGACGGTCTCGAGCACATCGTCGGCGCCTATTCGCTGCCGGTCGGTGACACCACCTTCGCCGGTCTTCCCGGCCTCGCCGACTACGGCACCCTCAGCGGCACCGAATTCCTGGCGGCACTGGCGGGACTCGCCGCGACCGCGGTGATCGGCGCCGCTCTCGCTGCGATGGGCCGCCGTACCCCGGTCCGCCAGGGCGCGTAA
- a CDS encoding DUF899 domain-containing protein, whose protein sequence is MTQQTTRALPPIVDEQTWRSTLADLRRREKAATRELDAIAAQRRRLPMVELPDYTLIGADGPSRLVDVFQDRSQLITYHHMWSDGAEWQCGGCTSLTTQWTRLGILDNYDARMVIVTNGPIDEALAYKAKVGNTMEWYSSSESSFGADVDAPPGGGFAVNVFLRDGDKVYRTWHTTGRGTEQLGYTFALIDILPWGRQEEWQDSPEGWPQSPTYSGWLDSPDVARLYGPGTGAQ, encoded by the coding sequence ATGACCCAGCAGACCACCCGCGCCCTTCCTCCGATCGTCGACGAACAGACCTGGAGGTCGACTCTCGCCGATCTGCGGCGACGAGAGAAGGCCGCCACTCGCGAACTCGACGCCATCGCAGCGCAACGCCGCCGACTGCCGATGGTCGAACTGCCCGACTACACACTGATCGGCGCCGACGGCCCGAGCCGGCTCGTCGATGTGTTCCAGGACCGCTCGCAACTCATCACCTATCACCACATGTGGTCCGACGGCGCCGAATGGCAGTGCGGTGGATGCACGAGCCTGACGACGCAGTGGACTCGGCTCGGAATTCTCGACAACTACGACGCCCGCATGGTCATCGTCACCAACGGACCGATCGACGAAGCCCTGGCCTACAAGGCGAAGGTGGGCAACACGATGGAGTGGTACTCGTCGTCGGAGAGTTCGTTCGGCGCCGACGTCGACGCACCTCCCGGCGGAGGGTTCGCAGTCAACGTCTTCCTGCGCGACGGCGACAAGGTCTACCGCACCTGGCACACCACCGGCCGAGGCACCGAACAGCTCGGCTACACCTTCGCGCTGATCGACATCCTTCCGTGGGGCCGTCAGGAGGAATGGCAGGACTCGCCCGAAGGATGGCCGCAGTCGCCGACCTATTCGGGGTGGCTCGATTCACCCGACGTGGCACGCCTCTACGGTCCGGGCACCGGCGCGCAGTGA
- a CDS encoding alpha/beta fold hydrolase yields MADSTPSRSGHLPIDGLSLYFEVHGELDGFAPLPLLLIPGAFMSTESMPSWVTAFADQRPVIIFDQQGHGRTPDTDRPMSYEQFGDDAAELLRALNVDRADVMGYSQGGGVALQLALRHPDLVGKLVSLSATYRQDGWYASVFEGIEGLDVETLAGTSIEKAFMEHTPDPAAFAAYLEKMKVLNIEDQQISDAQMRSISARAMVVVGDADGVKPEHAVAMFRLLGGVDDEAAATGILQRVPRARLVILPAMSHLGISGEADVLVPMVTAFLDDVPPVTPELF; encoded by the coding sequence ATGGCGGACTCGACACCCTCGCGTAGCGGACATCTGCCGATCGACGGTCTGAGCCTCTACTTCGAGGTGCACGGCGAACTCGACGGGTTCGCTCCGCTGCCGCTGCTGCTGATCCCCGGCGCGTTCATGAGCACCGAGTCGATGCCGTCCTGGGTGACCGCATTCGCCGACCAGCGCCCGGTGATCATCTTCGATCAGCAGGGTCACGGTCGTACCCCGGACACCGACCGTCCGATGTCGTACGAGCAGTTCGGCGACGATGCGGCGGAGCTCCTGCGGGCTCTGAATGTCGATCGTGCGGACGTGATGGGCTATTCGCAGGGCGGCGGGGTGGCGTTGCAGCTGGCGCTCCGACATCCGGATCTCGTCGGAAAGCTGGTCTCCTTGTCTGCCACGTACCGGCAGGACGGTTGGTATGCGTCGGTGTTCGAGGGCATTGAGGGACTCGACGTCGAGACCCTTGCCGGTACCTCGATCGAGAAGGCATTCATGGAGCACACGCCCGACCCCGCGGCGTTCGCCGCCTACCTCGAGAAGATGAAGGTTCTGAATATCGAAGACCAGCAGATCAGCGACGCGCAGATGCGATCGATCTCTGCGCGCGCGATGGTGGTCGTGGGCGATGCGGACGGAGTGAAGCCGGAACATGCGGTAGCGATGTTCCGGCTGCTCGGCGGTGTCGACGATGAAGCAGCAGCGACAGGGATACTGCAGAGGGTTCCTCGGGCACGCCTGGTGATCCTGCCCGCGATGTCACACCTCGGTATCTCCGGAGAGGCGGACGTGCTGGTGCCGATGGTGACGGCGTTCCTCGACGACGTCCCGCCGGTGACGCCCGAACTGTTCTGA
- a CDS encoding dihydrofolate reductase family protein, translating to MRKLIYDFGVSLDGYINDRDGNIDWTDPDEELHQFHNDRFRQLELSLHGRRMYELMAEYWPHLPKDASPIERDFAELWTTTPKVVFSRTLTEVRWNSRLVSDDAVEEVRRLKAEGDGVMEVGGANLAASLIAHGLIDEYQVFVSPVLLGGGTPMFPPLAKRVDLRLVETRQFATAVMLRYIAD from the coding sequence ATGAGGAAACTGATCTACGACTTCGGCGTGTCCCTCGACGGCTACATCAACGACCGTGACGGCAACATCGACTGGACCGATCCGGACGAAGAACTGCACCAGTTCCACAACGACCGGTTCCGTCAGCTCGAGCTCTCGTTGCACGGTCGGCGGATGTACGAGCTGATGGCCGAGTACTGGCCGCACCTGCCGAAGGACGCCTCGCCCATCGAACGCGACTTCGCCGAGCTGTGGACGACCACGCCCAAGGTCGTGTTCTCCCGCACTCTCACCGAGGTGCGCTGGAACAGTCGCCTCGTCAGCGACGACGCGGTGGAGGAGGTGCGCAGGCTCAAGGCCGAGGGAGACGGCGTCATGGAGGTCGGTGGGGCGAACCTCGCCGCGTCGCTGATTGCGCACGGTCTCATCGACGAGTACCAGGTGTTCGTCTCACCCGTCCTGCTCGGTGGTGGCACACCGATGTTCCCGCCCCTGGCGAAGCGCGTGGATCTGCGTCTGGTCGAGACCCGACAGTTCGCGACCGCCGTGATGCTGCGCTATATCGCCGACTGA
- a CDS encoding glycoside hydrolase family 19 protein, whose product MSVSSLRRFRATVSAAAVLTAAIGVGTSAAQADTAPTTPAPTRFQEPRDLLRALDFDALAADGWTVTDHEEETDSAEGTEVVELVAETTPAPPAVTPEELTRIVPGIPAEKVEQYIAPLNEAMMRSSIDNPVRQAAFIAQLAVESDSFRTFEEYASGRAYEGRADLGNTHPGDGERYKGRGAIQITGRHNYEKVSEHIGVDFVAHPELLAAPENAFTTAAWYWTSRNLNEVADTAGIVRVSELVNGGHHALGRRVDDFKRGLDVLLQP is encoded by the coding sequence TTGTCCGTTTCATCATTGCGCCGTTTCCGTGCCACGGTCTCCGCCGCGGCCGTCCTCACCGCCGCGATCGGCGTCGGTACCTCCGCCGCCCAGGCCGACACCGCACCCACCACCCCCGCCCCTACCCGCTTCCAGGAGCCCCGCGACCTCCTCCGGGCGCTCGACTTCGACGCCCTGGCCGCGGACGGCTGGACCGTGACGGACCACGAGGAAGAGACCGACTCGGCAGAGGGGACCGAAGTGGTCGAACTCGTCGCCGAGACGACCCCCGCGCCGCCTGCCGTCACCCCCGAGGAGCTGACCCGCATCGTGCCCGGTATCCCGGCAGAGAAGGTCGAGCAGTACATCGCTCCGCTGAACGAGGCGATGATGCGCAGCAGCATCGACAACCCGGTCCGTCAGGCGGCGTTCATCGCCCAACTCGCCGTCGAATCGGACTCCTTCCGTACCTTCGAGGAGTACGCGTCCGGACGCGCCTACGAGGGCCGTGCCGACCTCGGCAACACCCATCCCGGAGACGGCGAGCGCTACAAGGGCCGCGGCGCGATCCAGATCACGGGCCGTCACAACTACGAGAAGGTCAGCGAGCACATCGGCGTCGACTTCGTCGCACACCCCGAGCTGCTCGCTGCACCCGAGAACGCCTTCACCACCGCGGCCTGGTACTGGACGTCGCGCAACCTCAACGAGGTCGCGGACACCGCAGGGATCGTCCGGGTTTCCGAACTCGTCAACGGCGGTCACCATGCACTCGGGCGTCGCGTCGACGATTTCAAGCGAGGCCTGGACGTGCTGCTCCAGCCGTAA